In the Bacteroidales bacterium genome, one interval contains:
- a CDS encoding nuclear transport factor 2 family protein: MANDNDKIIEFVKHINNHNVEEIAAFLSDDHCFIDAYGQNIIGKDKMKKAWEVYFDWFPDYVINISEIIAGSQCTAMFGYASGTYKGAKDKMNSNYWRLPSAWKIIVENNKIKHWQVYCDTKIPNDRIQNYLKV; this comes from the coding sequence ATGGCAAATGATAATGATAAAATTATTGAATTTGTAAAACATATCAATAATCATAATGTTGAAGAGATTGCTGCGTTTTTGAGTGATGATCATTGTTTTATTGATGCATATGGGCAAAATATTATTGGAAAAGATAAAATGAAAAAGGCATGGGAAGTTTATTTTGATTGGTTTCCCGATTATGTAATTAATATCTCTGAAATTATTGCCGGCTCACAATGTACAGCTATGTTTGGATATGCTTCAGGTACATATAAAGGTGCAAAAGATAAAATGAATTCAAATTACTGGCGACTTCCTTCTGCGTGGAAAATAATTGTTGAGAATAATAAAATTAAACATTGGCAGGTATACTGTGATACTAAAATTCCTAATGATAGAATTCAGAACTATCTTAAGGTTTAA
- a CDS encoding transglutaminase domain-containing protein produces MKKYFLILSMSYLISNMVYAYSGQVLKTYDTPGKFTTGLTYDGKYIWLSDRKDDKIYCIDTTNGKVIRSIKSPAYWPTGLAWDGEALWNADIRGGIPMAENYVGKIYRIDPADGTILRTLPAPSNSPIGLAWDGKYLWCADNESDEIIQFDADDGTTIKTIKSPASDPNGLAWDGKYLWVSDRITNEIYMVDPETECVIIITDAPGAYTNSLCFDGKYLWAADIQEDKLYQLKAVDDDNFRIYNERKSKVTYTFTLTNFGPGNVKTFDVHLAMPVDRVNQKITGNISYAPNYNEVTTDQWGQKTAHYKFTNIKTGDSKEIKMISTVTTYDVRYFVFPEKVGSLSVIPDSIKSKYLVNDEKFKYDDPYIQSALKDAIGSEKNPYWIARKIYNYIIANMFYERVGGWNTAPTVLKRGNGSCSEYTFVYISMCRAAGIPARYVGSVVVRGDAASMDDVFHRWVEVYLPGYGWIPVDPSGGDNDSPREQADSFGALLNRFFITTQSGGDSETMGWNYNSNEFYTTEPNTNIVFENFAEWEPLK; encoded by the coding sequence ATGAAAAAATATTTTCTTATTCTATCCATGTCATACCTTATTTCTAATATGGTATATGCCTATTCGGGACAAGTTTTAAAAACATATGATACGCCTGGGAAATTTACTACAGGCTTAACTTATGATGGAAAATATATTTGGTTATCCGACAGGAAAGATGATAAAATTTATTGTATTGACACGACTAACGGGAAAGTTATACGATCGATAAAATCGCCTGCATACTGGCCAACAGGTTTAGCCTGGGACGGTGAAGCATTATGGAATGCCGATATACGCGGTGGAATTCCAATGGCTGAAAATTATGTGGGAAAAATTTATCGTATTGATCCTGCTGACGGAACTATTTTACGTACTTTGCCTGCTCCTTCCAATTCTCCTATAGGGTTGGCTTGGGACGGAAAATATTTGTGGTGTGCCGATAACGAATCGGATGAAATTATTCAATTCGATGCAGATGATGGAACTACAATTAAAACCATAAAATCTCCGGCATCCGATCCCAACGGTCTTGCATGGGATGGAAAATATTTATGGGTTTCCGACAGGATTACTAATGAAATTTATATGGTCGACCCTGAAACAGAATGTGTCATTATTATTACTGATGCACCGGGAGCCTATACGAATAGTTTATGTTTTGATGGGAAATATTTATGGGCAGCCGATATCCAGGAAGATAAATTATATCAATTGAAAGCAGTTGATGATGACAATTTTCGTATATATAACGAGCGAAAATCGAAAGTTACATATACATTTACATTAACAAATTTTGGCCCGGGCAATGTTAAAACATTTGATGTACATCTTGCTATGCCTGTCGATAGAGTAAACCAGAAAATCACCGGGAACATTTCCTATGCTCCGAATTATAATGAAGTTACTACTGATCAATGGGGACAAAAAACAGCACATTATAAATTTACTAATATTAAAACAGGCGACAGTAAAGAAATCAAAATGATTTCAACAGTTACCACTTATGATGTACGCTATTTTGTTTTTCCCGAAAAGGTTGGTTCATTATCAGTAATACCTGATAGCATTAAAAGTAAATATCTTGTGAATGATGAGAAATTTAAATATGATGACCCTTATATTCAAAGCGCATTGAAGGATGCTATTGGTTCTGAAAAAAATCCTTATTGGATAGCACGAAAAATTTATAATTATATTATTGCAAATATGTTTTATGAAAGGGTGGGTGGCTGGAATACAGCACCAACAGTGTTGAAACGAGGGAATGGTTCCTGCTCGGAATATACCTTCGTATATATTTCGATGTGCAGGGCTGCTGGAATACCCGCTCGTTATGTGGGTTCTGTAGTAGTTCGAGGCGATGCAGCTTCAATGGATGATGTATTTCATCGATGGGTTGAAGTTTATTTACCGGGTTATGGTTGGATTCCTGTTGACCCCAGTGGTGGCGATAATGATTCTCCACGTGAGCAGGCAGATTCGTTTGGTGCATTATTAAATAGATTTTTTATTACAACTCAAAGTGGTGGCGATTCGGAAACAATGGGGTGGAATTATAATTCTAATGAATTTTATACTACAGAACCGAACACAAATATTGTTTTTGAAAACTTTGCTGAATGGGAACCCTTGAAATAA
- a CDS encoding Hpt domain-containing protein, translating to MENLIDLSGGDATFITEMIHMFLSQADTFIHDMDTALKNEDITTLKQIAHKYKTSAQLFQIQNLHSLLASTEAYNDFNRKPEIEKILNEIKIISDEVVKQLKEELKNY from the coding sequence ATGGAAAACCTGATAGATTTATCAGGTGGAGATGCTACTTTCATTACTGAAATGATACATATGTTCCTTAGCCAGGCTGATACTTTTATTCATGATATGGATACTGCTTTAAAAAATGAAGATATAACCACATTAAAACAAATAGCCCATAAATACAAAACTTCAGCACAATTATTCCAAATTCAAAATTTACATTCCTTACTTGCAAGTACTGAAGCCTATAATGATTTCAACAGAAAGCCGGAAATTGAAAAAATATTAAATGAAATTAAAATCATTTCTGATGAAGTTGTAAAACAACTTAAAGAGGAACTCAAAAATTATTAA